From the genome of Anopheles moucheti chromosome 3, idAnoMoucSN_F20_07, whole genome shotgun sequence, one region includes:
- the LOC128303386 gene encoding uncharacterized protein LOC128303386, with amino-acid sequence MNVASSSPSSRKQKRLGPAPIASMEDTTAEEKAQMEQQNHHNLQRWSQEKSSIDSSRGSPTKTFDCPSALIPATPRIDISRASSHSSHHDSRDSSPENVFEQVGTGTLQDSGVLGFREEDTLDLRNSTEELQFMEPEKGNREKEKPNTQINYGSCPAQRYSPIIWKLEEQPNQQQYQFQQQQQHNRKDSASSEVVAFLSISGRTSRLSSVGSQGSANSKLSATSAVSGISRSPSPHKMLLETSFCGAKPMQAYAEGGIVGGSLEPSTEQMLEQVILSRKKDPTEAVLAEGIHVHSSKAMAGSTLEDGFRRGVSESTPQQPPPGGGDTQATQQGSAGGHARRKSDCGMGTANNLDIQTLKTNQTSRSVGNKRHIPPRDLKNSIVGVMPSGTEYIRIKLKPDHCYSDNGIADNERVVEKPKDGAQELSVPSAHDRTRASSITRSPSPANVSVSRKNSFCSLFKFKDGVPTDKPTNLQQQHLPRKKRTSTASNESGTLGGRYDQQADHPSASTNSTPSKQKLVLKMFKSKRDPKSKSPSPMGSAVDGIGQSFYSAGSNEQHTASNIGAARSPGSTGLRYYDAPLDGQSIHIPLHTPPEERRLGSFRSAAGVTTSSFVDTTASAAGGGFGAQVSVSASGTPTGHSSITQKHAKTPKQQRIANMTVTIHDRPKPMPPLKCYRIDNPDGSVIIPLKSPIEDKENSSQNWENVIGELSQRIEKQVSEDHDDSLKRPNTAPTGNQGRSAPKTWNEIEPANRRQEQRQGSEFATPPPPPPPPPPTSRTKAPKPSVPVPTETKALVDVDVHKLQHVQHPTTSKISTSMRQKQAALFQMRMGSGSEEQIFSTTLKDYTKEMNRNSSTVSQSSEGSLQKASFEQEDGAGCSNVEVDSGVASGGGAQARKQLAGNCSEHPNDHVTADSVTSSSSPQQVMQAKGAMLMKELHEHHKKHQLRQQQQQQQQLKREQLSVSCGAESSTEAITDDATAAAVVSRSSSPAECISSDAKHHQHDHHQHQHQHQHNNHTYRQKYHNHDHLSSTERPGSSATVDDGMASSESEKDSEFDSASIRAGRHALRPNMLAIEDHESAGLVFQESFDDELPYIPTTLPEEKPVGIKLVPAKERTQNDLKTYPLERPRSTTPIHPGSLDKYCHDRSATAGARAMAARVNVGGEKTPSQRDSTTNGTGVAKLRISLPVKKPSENASSGAGSRVFEHRSSLGAITMTTTTAGASTGGTGASGTGTTGRQYRSTSTTSAMMSSMVINNRGIVSEDSPTPPPLPPRKASTSSSSVNTATPPGHKWIDVEAIPEMRKAPKRITAIPQKQQQQPTQTRNSNSESTDRYTLDRKEMGTDGQVYNYVNPEDCQCECHEHERTAAHSSTSVGAHEEMMVSSIELADDCRPLLRSSSSSLTAAPTADDYTADQKPLMDRAIPEDEGCGTK; translated from the exons ATGAATGTAGCGTCGTCGTCTCCATCGTCTCGTAAACAGAAACGCCTTGGTCCAGCACCAATTGCCTCAATGGAAGATACTACGGCAGAGGAGAAAGCACAG ATGGAGCAGCAAAATCACCACAATCTGCAACGGTGGTCACAGGAAAAATCCTCAATCGATTCATCCCGTGGTTCACCGACCAAAACCTTTGACTGCCCATCGGCGCTGATACCGGCCACACCGCGTATAGACATTAGCCGAGCCTCTTCTCACTCATCCCATCACGACAGCAGAGACagcagtcccgaaaatgtCTTCGAGCAG GTCGGTACGGGCACATTGCAAGACTCAGGAGTACTCGGTTTTCGCGAGGAAGATACGCTAGACTTGCGGAACTCGACCGAGGAGCTACAGTTTATGGAACCGGAAAAGGGAAATCGAGAGAAGGAGAAACCCAATACGCAA ATTAATTATGGATCTTGCCCAGCGCAACGCTACTCGCCAATCATTTGGAAGCTGGAAGAACAGCCCAATCAGCAGCAGTACCAGttccaacagcaacagcaacataatCGCAAAGATTCGGCCAGCTCTGAGGTTGTGGCATTCCTTTCGATTTCCGGACGTACCAGTCGCCTTTCAAGTGTGGGCAGTCAGGGATCAGCTAACAGCAAACTGTCGGCTACGTCAGCAGTGTCCGGAATTTCCCGCTCGCCTTCACCTCACAAGATGTTGCTGGAGACGTCATTTTGTGGTGCGAAGCCCATGCAAGCGTATGCCGAAGGTGGTATTGTTGGAGGTAGCCTTGAACCGTCTACAGAACAAATGTTGGAACAAGTAATACTGTCCCGAAAGAAGGATCCAACAGAAGCAGTCCTGGCGGAAGGTATACATGTGCACTCCTCCAAAGCAATGGCCGGCTCCACGTTAGAGGATGGTTTTCGGCGAGGAGTGTCGGAAAGCACCCCGCAACAACCGCCCCCTGGTGGAGGAGACACCCAGGCAACCCAGCAAGGTTCGGCAGGGGGTCATGCACGGCGCAAGTCGGACTGTGGTATGGGTACCGCGAATAATCTCGACATACAAACTCTTAAAACCAATCAAACTAGCCGCAGCGTTGGCAACAAACGTCACATTCCTCCACGAGATTTGAAAAACTCGATTGTCGGTGTCATGCCCAGCGGTACGGAGTACATCCGAATTAAACTGAAACCGGACCATTGCTACAGCGATAACGGCATCGCGGACAACGAACGCGTCGTAGAGAAACCGAAGGATGGTGCCCAGGAACTGTCGGTACCGTCAGCCCACGATCGAACACGTGCGTCCAGTATTACCCGGTCACCATCACCAGCAAACGTGAGTGTTTCACGAAAGAAttcgttttgttcgctttttaaatttaaagatgGCGTTCCCACTGATAAACCTACTAACCTCCAACAGCAGCACctaccacggaaaaagcgtACGTCGACGGCGTCGAACGAATCGGGCACGCTGGGCGGTCGGTACGATCAGCAGGCAGATCATCCTAGCGCATCGACCAACTCAACACCATCGAAACAGAAGCTTGTGCTGAAAATGTTCAAATCAAAACGGGACCCAAAGTCAAAGTCTCCCTCTCCGATGGGTTCGGCAGTCGACGGCATCGGCCAATCGTTCTACAGCGCTGGTAGCAATGAGCAACATACGGCAAGCAACATCGGTGCAGCACGCTCGCCCGGCTCTACAGGTTTGCGCTATTACGACGCTCCGCTCGATGGTCAAAGCATACACATTCCGTTGCACACGCCACCAGAGGAACGTCGGTTGGGGTCATTTCGTAGTGCGGCCGGTGTGACCACTTCCTCGTTTGTGGACACAACGGCATCCGCTGCCGGTGGTGGATTTGGAGCACAAGTGTCCGTATCTGCATCCGGCACACCAACAGGGCATAGCAGCATCACTCAAAAACATGCCAAAACCCCGAAACAGCAACGCATTGCCAATATGACGGTTACGATACACGATCGACCTAAACCGATGCCGCCGCTCAAATGCTACAGGATCGACAATCCTGACGGTAGTGTTATAATACCACTTAAATCGCCGATCGAAGATAAGGAGAACAGTTCACAAAACTGGGAGAACGTTATCGGGGAGCTGTCACAGCGGATTGAAAAGCAAGTTAGCGAGGATCACGACGACAGTTTAAAAAGGCCCAACACTGCACCTACTGGTAATCAGGGACGGTCGGCACCAAAAACGTGGAATGAAATTGAGCCTGCCAATCGCCGACAGGAACAAAGGCAAGGCAGCGAATTTGCAACGCCACCTCctccgccgccgccaccaccaccgacatCCCGGACGAAAGCACCAAAACCTTCTGTACCTGTTCCGACGGAAACTAAAGCATTGGTTGATGTAGATGTTCATAAGTTACAACACGTTCAACATCCCACAACGTCGAAGATAAGTACTTCTATGCGCCAAAAGCAGGCGGCACTGTTCCAGATGCGCATGGGTTCTGGAAGTGAGGAACAAATATTTAGCACCACGCTTAAAGATTATACCAAGGAGATGAACCGGAATAGCTCAACCGTAAGCCAAAGCTCGGAAGGCTCGCTACAGAAAGCGTCGTTTGAGCAGGAGGATGGTGCTGGCTGCAGCAACGTGGAGGTCGACAGCGGTGTTGCAAGTGGTGGCGGCGCGCAAGCAAGGAAACAGTTGGCCGGTAATTGTAGTGAGCATCCAAACGACCATGTGACAGCCGATAGTgtaacatcatcatcttcacctCAACAGGTCATGCAGGCGAAAGGGGCGATGCTGATGAAGGAACTACATGAACACcacaaaaagcaccagttaaggcaacaacagcaacagcaacagcaactaaAACGGGAGCAGTTATCGGTCAGCTGTGGTGCAGAGAGTAGCACAGAAGCAATAACTGAtgatgcaacagcagcagcagtagtgtcACGTAGTAGTAGCCCTGCCGAATGTATAAGTAGTGATGCAAAGCACCACCAGcacgaccaccaccaacaccaacatcaACACCAGCATAATAATCATACCTATCGTCAAAAGTACCATAATCATGATCATTTGTCATCGACCGAACGACCAGGCTCGAGTGCTACTGTCGACGACGGCATGGCATCGTCGGAAAGTGAGAAGGATTCGGAGTTCGATTCCGCATCGATACGGGCCGGCCGGCACGCGCTTCGTCCCAATATGCTCGCGATCGAAGATCACGAAAGTGCTGGTCTAGTATTTCAGGAATCATTTGACGACGAACTGCCATACATTCCCACTACGCTGCCGGAAGAGAAACCGGTAGGCATCAAGCTAGTACCGGCCAAGGAACGCACGCAGAACGATTTGAAAACTTATCCCCTAGAGCGGCCACGCTCAACCACTCCGATCCATCCCGGTTCGCTAGATAAGTATTGCCATGATCGGTCGGCCACTGCTGGAGCACGAGCAATGGCTGCACGTGTGAACGTTGGAGGCGAAAAAACACCGTCCCAGCGTGATTCCACTACAAACGGTACGGGTGTGGCGAAGCTGCGCATTAGCCTACCGGTCAAGAAGCCCAGTGAGAATGCCAGCTCTGGAGCGGGATCACGAGTGTTCGAGCATCGATCATCGCTGGGTGCTATCACAATGACCACAACGACAGCGGGAGCAAGCACGGGAGGGACTGGTGCATCAGGAACCGGAACTACGGGTAGACAATATCGATCGACCTCGACGACGTCGGCGATGATGTCCTCGATGGTAATCAATAACCGAGGAATTGTGTCGGAAGATTCACCAACGCCGCCACCACTGCCACCGCGTAAAGCGTctacatcatcatcgtcggtgAATACGGCCACTCCGCCCGGTCACAAATGGATCGACGTTGAAGCAATACCAGAAATGCGGAAAGCACCGAAACGTATCACAGCAATACCacagaaacagcagcagcagccgacGCAGACACGAAACTCCAATAGTGAAAGCACCGATCGCTACACGCTTGATCGCAAGGAAATGGGCACAGACGGCCAGGTGTACAACTATGTCAATCCGGAAGATTGTCAATGTGAATGTCACGAGCATGAAAGGACAGCCGCCCATTCAAGCACAAGTGTCGGTGCACACGAAGAAATGATGGTCTCGTCGATCGAACTGGCAGATGACTGCAGACCACTGCTGCGTTCATCTTCGTCTTCGCTGACAGCGGCTCCCACGGCGGACGATTACACTGCAGACCAGAAACCACTAATGGACAGAGCAATTCCAGAAGATGAGGG ATGTGGCACAAAGTAG